In Helianthus annuus cultivar XRQ/B chromosome 3, HanXRQr2.0-SUNRISE, whole genome shotgun sequence, a single window of DNA contains:
- the LOC110932449 gene encoding uncharacterized protein LOC110932449: MDRNYWMYEIRHTNQEFVIGLRSFLKTAQEDRVNKGKKTIPCPCTECKNITEFTETNEIEYHLLKNGFMLNYTCWSKHGESLANRSTSSINLEANYSDESEGPHICDDDDYLDAANDNLNDMCNDLEFNSCDNYQEKLQQLFDDEKKPLYVGCKKFSKLSAVSKLLNLKTNYSWSDKSFTCLLELLHDMLPEDNELPISIYRAKKLMCPMELEVQRIHACPNDCMLYRNQFEKTHTCYICGESRYKGKNDTGEYDDDVTKNGPPAKVLWYFPIIPRLKRLFANPKESKLLRWHSDERKEDGKLRHVADSPQWRNFDYDYPDFGNEVRNIRFGLSSDGINPFRNMSSSHSTWPVLLCIYNLPPWLCMKRKYIMMSLLIQGPKQPGNDIDVYLSPLIDDLKALWSPGVEMYDAYEKVNFTLRAMIFCTISDFPAYANLSGYSTKGKKACPVCENETSSIRLKHCNKNVYMGHRRFLPRDHHYRRLTEEFDGNEELGRARKSFDAFSRVENMNTVLGKRSHTEQRDNWKKRSIFWDLPYWKSLEVRHCLDVMHIEKNVCDSLLGLLLNIPGKTKDGINARRDMEAMGIRKELAPVERANSIYLPPACYTMSGEEKRKFCQCLHDIKVPSNYSANIKSLVSMKDCKLLGMKSHDCHVLMTHMIPIAIRGLLPEEVRHTITKLCLFFNMIHSKVINPEVLDNWEKDIYITLCELEMYFPPSFFDIMVHLVSHVVKEIKSCGPPSTSSTADAADLYGVHDVNKTRHPEGSIVQGYTSEEAIEFCTGYLEGVKSIGVPKSRHSGRLAGMGGVGKQLITPPSDELQIAHFTVLQHMTCIAPYVNEHKKILRLTHLRKSDNWYAKQHNEGFSAWLKKKVEETYGEPNVDKTVERLGMGPDFRVISYQGYDINGYTFYTKNQDDKSVTQNSGVTQIASRTNVDQMTIAKESYYGVIQEIWELSYSSFTIPLFRCKWVNNRTGVNVDEHGFTLVDLTTDGYKSEPFILATQATQVFFVKDPCKPRYHIVLQGKRRILGVDDVDDEEEYNQFDELPPFSVGIQQSNDYITVGTSYLRRSDHDEGISIEKPAKTKKKRQKKRR; the protein is encoded by the exons ATGGATCGTAATTATTGGATGTACGAAATCAGACATACGAACCAAGAGTTTGTGATCGGCTTGCGAAGTTTTCTTAAGACTGCTCAAGAGGATCGTGTGAACAAAGGAAAAAAAACCATCCCGTGTCCTTGTACGGAATGTAAAAATATTACCGAATTTACAGAAACAAATGAAATCGAGTATCATTTGCTGAAAAATGGATTTATGTTGAATTATACTTGTTGGTCCAAACATGGTGAGTCACTTGCTAACCGTAGCACATCTTCGATTAATTTAGAAGCTAATTATAGCGACGAGAGCGAGGGCCCGCACATTTGTGATGACGATGATTATTTAGACGCGGCCAATGACAATTTAAATGACATGTGCAATGATTTGGAATTCAATTCTTGCGACAATTATCAAGAAAAACTACAACAATTATTTGACGATGAAAAAAAACCATTATATGTTGGTTGTAAAAAGTTTTCTAAGCTCAGCGCCGTGTCAAAGCTCTTAAACTTAAAGACAAACTACAGTTGGAGCGATAAGAGTTTTACATGTCTATTAGAGTTATTACATGACATGCTTCCCGAAGACAACGAGTTACCCATATCCATATACCGAGCTAAGAAATTGATGTGTCCAATGGAATTAGAGGTTCAAAGAATACATGCATGTCCAAATGATTGTATGTTGTACAGAAACCAGTTTGAAAAAACTCATACGTGTTATATATGTGGTGAATCGAGGTACAAAGGTAAAAATGATACTGGTGAATATGATGACGATGTGACGAAAAATGGACCACCGGCTAAAGTATTGTGGTATTTCCCCATTATACCAAGATTAAAGCGTTTATTTGCAAATCCTAAAGAATCGAAGTTGCTGCGTTGGCATTCTGATGAGCGTAAGGAGGATGGAAAGTTAAGACATGTGGCGGATTCACCTCAGTGGAGAAACTTTGATTATGATTATCCGGATTTTGGTAACGAGGTTAGAAATATACGATTTGGTCTTAGTTCAGACGGTATCAATCCTTTCAGAAATATGAGCAGTAGTCATAGTACTTGGCCTGTCCTTCTATGCATCTACAACCTTCCTCCGTGGCTATGCATGAAAAGAAAATACATAATGATGTCATTACTAATTCAGGGTCCAAAACAACCTGGTAATGACATTGATGTTTATTTGTCTCCTTTAATTGATGACCTTAAAGCCCTTTGGAGCCCTGGTGTAGAAATGTACGATGCTTATGAAAAAGTGAACTTTACACTGCGAGCCATGATATTTTGCACTATAAGTGATTTCCCAGCATACGCCAATTTGTCAGGATATAGTACGAAAGGTAAAAAAGCTTGTCCTGTATGTGAAAACGAAACAAGCTCTATAAGGTTAAAACATTGCAATAAAAATGTGTATATGGGACATCGACGATTTCTTCCACGAGATCACCATTATCGAAGACTTACAGAAGAGTTTGACGGAAATGAGGAGCTTGGAAGGGCTAGGAAAAGTTTTGATGCATTTTCACGAGTTGAAAATATGAATACCGTTCTAGGAAAAAGATCTCATACTGAGCAACGAGATAACTGGAAAAAAAGGTCAATCTTTTGGGATTTACCTTACTGGAAAAGTCTGGAAGTTCGACATTGCCTGGATGTTATGCATATTGAGAAAAATGTATGTGATAGCTTGTTAGGTTTACTGTTAAACATTCCTGGAAAAACTAAAGATGGGATTAATGCTCGTAGAGACATGGAAGCTATGGGAATACGTAAAGAGCTTGCCCCTGTTGAGAGAGCCAACAGTATTTATCTTCCACCTGCATGCTATACTATGTCAGGCGAAGAAAAAAGAAAGTTTTGTCAATGTTTGCATGATATTAAAGTTCCATCTAATTATTCTGCAAACATTAAAAGTCTGGTGTCAATGAAAGATTGTAAATTACTTGGCATGAAGTCTCATGATTGTCATGTTTTGATGACGCATATGATTCCTATTGCAATTCGTGGATTGTTACCTGAGGAAGTTCGACATACAATTACAAAACTTTGTTTGTTTTTCAACATGATTCACTCAAAGGTTATTAATCCCGAAGTCTTGGATAATTGGGAGAAGGATATATATATTACCCTTTGTGAACTAGAGATGTACTTTCCACCATCTTTCTTTGATATAATGGTTCATCTAGTATCTCATGTCGTAAAAGAGATAAAGTCTTGTGGTCCT CCGTCAACTTCTTCAACTGCTGATGCCGCTGACCTATATGGTGTGCACGACGTCAACAAAACGAGGCATCCAGAGGGTAGTATTGTTCAAGGGTATACTTCCGAAGAGGCAATTGAGTTCTGCACAG GTTATTTGGAAGGCGTCAAAAGTATTGGTGTTCCTAAATCTCGTCATTCAGGCCGACTTGCAGGCATGGGAGGAGTTGGTAAGCAATTAATCACCCCACCATCTGATGAGTTACAAATTGCTCATTTTACTGTTCTACAACATATGACATGTATTGCTCCGTATGTTAATGAACACAAGAAAATATTACGATTGACACACTTGCGCAAGTCAGATAATTGGTATGCCAAACAACATAACGAGGGGTTTTCCGCTTGGTTGAAGAAAAAGGTGGAGGAAACTTACGGTGAACCAAATGTTGATAAGACGGTGGAGAGGTTGGGAATGGGGCCAGACTTTAGAGTAATATCTTACCAAGGGTATGATATTAACGGTTATACATTTTATACTAAAAATCAAGACGATAAAAGTGTAACGCAAAATAGCGGAGTTACACAAATAGCCTCAAGAACAAATGTCGACCAAATGACAATCGCCAAAGAATCATATTACGGTGTCATACAAGAAATTTGGGAGTTATCGTATTCTTCATTCACAATACCTTTGTTTAGATGCAAGTGGGTCAATAACCGCACAGGTGTTAACGTCGATGAACATGGTTTTACACTGGTTGACCTTACAACGGACGGGTATAAATCAGAACCATTTATTCTCGCAACTCAAGCCACACAAGTATTTTTTGTCAAAGATCCGTGCAAACCAAGATACCATATAGTATTGCAAGGTAAGCGACGTATTCTTGGTGTTGATGATGTTGACGACGAGGAAGAATACAATCAGTTTGACGAATTACCACCATTTTCTGTCGGTATTCAACAGAGTAACGACTATATCACTGTTGGCACCTCATACTTACGACGATCTGACCACGACGAAGGGATATCTATCGAAAAACCAGCCAAAACCAAG aaAAAACGACAGAAAAAACGACGATGA